A stretch of Crossiella cryophila DNA encodes these proteins:
- a CDS encoding aminotransferase class V-fold PLP-dependent enzyme, which translates to MSLAVIPAQTTPAVTAPAVTTAAVPVVPAVVGAHTTVPLVTGERVTYANLDHGASAPCLAAVRDAVDELLPYYASVHRGAGFASQVCTKVYEQAREVVRKFVGAHATDVVVFTRNSTDALNLLARSVPRGASVVTFDTDHHAALLPWRGPRVTRIATPETPQGAVRALEDALKQTPEGARLVVLTGASNVTGELWPVRELAAVARRFGARIALDAAQLAPHRPVDIQALDVDYVVLSAHKLYAPYGSGALVGRADWLHVAEPYLVGGGATKHVVDWGDHLGVGWAPAPERHEAGSPNVVGVHAFASACQTITQHGWDAVIAHETELFTRLRAGLNTIPGFRELSIFGAAQERVGVVSFTLDGQDPGLVAAVLSAEHGIGVRDGAFCAHIATRRLLGQAGSDTDRAVRISLGLGTTAEHIDRVLAALRELVAHGPGWKYQIVDGRWAPVNDPRPLPPFVAS; encoded by the coding sequence ATGTCGCTCGCTGTCATCCCGGCGCAGACCACCCCCGCGGTCACCGCACCCGCTGTCACCACCGCTGCTGTCCCGGTCGTGCCCGCCGTGGTCGGCGCGCACACCACGGTCCCGCTGGTCACCGGGGAGCGCGTGACCTACGCCAACCTCGACCACGGGGCCAGCGCGCCGTGTCTGGCCGCGGTCCGCGACGCCGTGGACGAGCTGCTGCCCTACTACGCCAGCGTGCACCGCGGCGCCGGCTTCGCCTCCCAGGTGTGCACCAAGGTCTACGAGCAGGCCAGGGAGGTGGTGCGCAAGTTCGTCGGGGCGCACGCCACCGACGTCGTGGTGTTCACCCGCAACAGCACCGACGCGCTGAACCTGCTGGCCCGCAGCGTGCCGCGCGGTGCCAGCGTGGTCACCTTCGACACCGACCACCACGCCGCGCTGCTGCCCTGGCGCGGCCCCCGGGTCACCCGGATCGCCACCCCGGAGACCCCGCAGGGCGCGGTCCGCGCCCTGGAGGACGCGCTCAAGCAGACCCCCGAGGGCGCGCGGCTGGTCGTGCTGACCGGGGCGTCCAACGTCACCGGCGAGCTGTGGCCGGTGCGCGAACTGGCCGCGGTGGCCCGCCGCTTCGGCGCCCGGATCGCCCTGGACGCCGCGCAGCTCGCCCCGCACCGCCCGGTGGACATCCAGGCCCTGGACGTGGACTACGTGGTGCTCTCCGCGCACAAGCTCTACGCGCCCTACGGCAGCGGCGCGCTGGTCGGCCGGGCGGACTGGCTGCACGTGGCCGAGCCGTACCTGGTCGGCGGCGGGGCCACCAAGCACGTGGTGGACTGGGGCGACCACCTCGGCGTCGGCTGGGCGCCCGCGCCCGAGCGGCACGAGGCCGGTTCGCCGAACGTGGTGGGTGTGCACGCCTTCGCCAGCGCCTGCCAGACCATCACCCAGCACGGCTGGGACGCGGTGATCGCGCACGAGACCGAGCTGTTCACCCGGCTGCGGGCCGGGCTCAACACCATCCCCGGCTTCCGCGAGCTGTCCATCTTCGGCGCGGCCCAGGAACGGGTCGGCGTGGTGAGCTTCACCCTCGACGGCCAGGACCCCGGTCTGGTGGCCGCGGTGCTCTCGGCCGAACACGGCATCGGCGTGCGCGACGGCGCGTTCTGCGCGCACATCGCCACCCGGCGACTGCTCGGCCAGGCCGGGTCGGACACCGACCGCGCGGTGCGGATCAGCCTGGGGCTGGGCACCACCGCCGAGCACATCGACCGGGTGCTGGCCGCGCTGCGTGAGCTGGTCGCGCATGGGCCGGGCTGGAAGTACCAGATCGTGGACGGGCGCTGGGCGCCGGTGAACGACCCGCGGCCGCTGCCGCCGTTCGTGGCGAGCTGA
- the lspA gene encoding signal peptidase II: protein MSTDDKPPRRLVPFALVAIAVFAADLITKDLAVAALDGQPPVRLAGGALYLVLLHNPGAAFSLFPGQTWLLTVITAVVVLAILAFAPRLRSTGWALGIGLVLGGASGNLADRLTRPPGFGEGHVVDFLSLFAPDGSVWPVFNIADAAIVSGGVLLVLLALFGVDYDGRVAKHRADETKAKATVEENA from the coding sequence GTGAGCACGGACGACAAGCCGCCCCGCCGCCTGGTGCCCTTCGCCCTGGTGGCGATCGCGGTCTTCGCGGCGGACCTGATCACCAAGGACCTCGCGGTCGCCGCGCTCGACGGGCAGCCGCCGGTCCGCCTCGCCGGTGGCGCGCTCTACCTGGTGCTGCTGCACAACCCGGGCGCGGCGTTCTCGCTGTTCCCCGGGCAGACCTGGCTGCTGACGGTGATCACCGCGGTGGTGGTGCTGGCGATCCTGGCCTTCGCGCCGCGGCTGCGTTCCACCGGCTGGGCGCTGGGCATCGGGCTGGTGCTGGGCGGCGCCTCGGGCAACCTGGCCGACCGGCTGACCCGCCCGCCCGGCTTCGGCGAGGGCCATGTGGTGGACTTCCTGTCATTGTTCGCCCCTGATGGCAGTGTGTGGCCGGTGTTCAACATCGCCGACGCGGCCATCGTCAGCGGCGGCGTGCTCCTGGTGTTGCTGGCACTGTTCGGCGTCGACTACGACGGGCGGGTCGCGAAGCACAGAGCAGACGAGACGAAGGCCAAGGCCACGGTGGAGGAAAACGCGTGA
- a CDS encoding RluA family pseudouridine synthase yields the protein MRVDAGLAKLLGLSRTIAAGLAENGGVLLDGQPAGKSDRLIAGSWLEITLPEPEHPVVVVPAVVDGMVVLYQDDDIVVIDKPVGVAVHPSPGWTGPTVVAGLAGAGIRIATSGAAERQGVVHRLDVGTTGVMVVAKSEHAYSWLKRAFKERTVEKRYHALVQGHPDPSRGTIDAPIDRHPRQDYKFAVVASGKPSVTHYEVLEAFRAASLVDVKLETGRTHQIRVHFSALKHPCVGDLTYGADPVLAKRLELTRQWLHARTLGFHHPADEQWVEFSSDYPADLQAALDLLRAE from the coding sequence ATGCGGGTTGATGCCGGCCTGGCCAAGCTGCTGGGACTGTCCCGCACGATCGCGGCCGGCCTGGCCGAGAACGGCGGGGTCCTGCTCGACGGTCAGCCCGCCGGGAAGTCCGACCGGCTGATCGCCGGCTCGTGGCTGGAGATCACGCTGCCCGAGCCGGAGCACCCGGTCGTGGTGGTCCCGGCGGTGGTGGACGGCATGGTCGTGCTCTACCAGGACGACGACATCGTGGTGATCGACAAGCCGGTCGGCGTCGCGGTGCACCCCAGCCCCGGCTGGACCGGTCCGACCGTGGTGGCCGGGCTGGCCGGCGCCGGGATCCGGATCGCCACCTCCGGCGCGGCCGAGCGGCAGGGCGTGGTGCACCGGCTGGACGTGGGCACCACCGGGGTGATGGTGGTGGCCAAGAGCGAGCACGCCTACTCCTGGCTCAAGCGGGCGTTCAAGGAACGCACCGTGGAGAAGCGCTACCACGCCCTGGTGCAGGGCCACCCGGATCCGAGCCGGGGCACCATCGACGCCCCGATCGACCGGCACCCCCGGCAGGACTACAAGTTCGCCGTGGTCGCCAGCGGCAAGCCCAGCGTCACCCACTACGAGGTCCTGGAAGCGTTCCGGGCCGCCTCGCTGGTGGATGTGAAGCTGGAGACCGGGCGCACGCACCAGATCCGGGTGCACTTCTCCGCGCTCAAGCACCCCTGCGTCGGCGACCTGACCTACGGCGCGGACCCGGTGCTGGCCAAGCGCCTGGAGCTGACCCGGCAGTGGCTGCACGCCCGCACCCTGGGCTTCCACCACCCCGCTGATGAGCAGTGGGTGGAGTTCAGCAGCGACTACCCGGCCGACCTGCAGGCCGCGCTGGACCTGCTGCGCGCCGAGTGA
- a CDS encoding LysE family translocator: protein MPTPAVLLGFVAATITLVLVPGPNLVYILTRSLTQGRRAGFLSALGVEAGTLVHVLAAVAGVSALVAASPTALIAVRLAGAAYLVYLAVRTHRQSAGLDLTSGVGSRPVRLFLDGALINVLNPKVLLFFLTFLPQFVPAGADPVTTRTHLLVLGAVGFAVALALDLAYVQLSAPLHRLLTRRPRFVGWQRDLAVIVYLGLAAYTVLTV, encoded by the coding sequence ATGCCGACGCCCGCCGTGCTGCTCGGGTTCGTCGCGGCCACCATCACGCTGGTGCTGGTGCCCGGCCCGAACCTGGTCTACATCCTGACCCGCTCGCTCACCCAGGGCAGGCGGGCCGGATTCCTCTCCGCGCTGGGCGTGGAGGCGGGCACCCTGGTGCACGTGCTCGCGGCCGTGGCGGGGGTGTCCGCGCTGGTGGCGGCCTCGCCGACGGCCTTGATCGCGGTGCGCCTGGCGGGCGCGGCCTACCTCGTCTACCTGGCGGTGCGCACCCACCGCCAGTCAGCCGGCCTGGACCTGACCTCCGGGGTCGGGTCCAGGCCGGTCCGGCTGTTCCTGGACGGGGCGCTGATCAACGTGCTCAACCCCAAGGTGCTGCTGTTCTTCCTGACGTTCCTGCCGCAGTTCGTCCCGGCCGGGGCCGATCCGGTGACCACCCGCACGCACCTGCTGGTGCTCGGCGCGGTCGGTTTCGCGGTCGCGCTGGCACTGGACCTGGCCTACGTCCAGCTCAGCGCGCCACTGCACCGGCTGCTCACCCGGCGCCCGCGATTCGTTGGGTGGCAACGGGATCTGGCCGTCATCGTCTACCTGGGACTGGCCGCCTACACCGTGCTGACGGTCTAG
- a CDS encoding DUF885 family protein, which yields MSVHARLRAVHDLSVPRAREVAGLHGYDGRVQDLSAAGVRRGLTSLGQGDRATDSDDEIRLRAAEQSLRIRLGDLARHRADPLLHVANLDLAGYDREYASAWQRRIARQAHLWQWPDVVSAAVETLDQVSAPAARAAYPAARGLADLVRDDDHGAGPARAAIARLVEHLGAAAQHGEPSAALGGPALTRLLAADEAIDVDLTELAERADAERDRVRALLDESCRRIDPLGSTKATMKTLLADRPSADELPAWTRATVLEVLDWAARLGLPGDGTCLVGLVPPSRPWEVATMTGAAPAEPDGPSWFRVNPGNPSWTAAQRRDWLSMFARHALPVIALHEVAPGHFTHSRALREATTEVRRTLIHDGFSEGWAHYVEELALEEGFRDGDPRFAAAVARDALLRVTRMACVIGLHTGTMTQQEAVQRFKVDAFLAGPAAETAANRVVLNPTGICYTWGKLLIRDLRDRARQEWGAGFSLHRFHTALLGLGSPPLGLLGTALRAG from the coding sequence ATGAGTGTCCATGCCCGACTACGCGCCGTCCACGACCTCAGCGTGCCAAGGGCCAGGGAGGTCGCCGGGCTGCACGGCTACGACGGCCGCGTGCAGGACCTGTCCGCGGCCGGGGTGCGGCGCGGCCTGACCTCGCTCGGCCAGGGCGACCGCGCGACCGACTCCGACGACGAGATCCGGCTGCGCGCGGCCGAGCAGTCGCTGCGGATCCGCCTCGGCGACCTGGCCCGGCACCGCGCCGACCCGCTGCTGCACGTGGCCAACCTCGACCTGGCGGGGTATGACAGGGAATATGCCTCGGCCTGGCAGCGCCGGATCGCCCGGCAGGCCCACCTGTGGCAGTGGCCGGACGTGGTCTCCGCTGCGGTGGAGACCCTGGACCAGGTCAGCGCCCCCGCGGCCCGCGCCGCTTACCCCGCCGCCCGCGGCCTGGCCGACCTGGTCCGGGACGACGACCACGGCGCGGGGCCCGCGCGGGCCGCGATCGCCCGGCTGGTCGAGCACCTCGGCGCGGCCGCCCAGCACGGCGAGCCCTCCGCGGCACTCGGCGGCCCGGCGCTGACCCGGCTGCTCGCCGCCGACGAGGCCATCGACGTCGACCTGACTGAACTGGCCGAACGCGCCGACGCCGAACGCGACCGGGTGCGTGCCCTGCTCGATGAGTCCTGCCGCCGCATCGACCCGCTCGGCAGCACCAAGGCCACCATGAAGACCCTGCTCGCCGACCGCCCCAGCGCGGACGAGCTGCCCGCCTGGACCAGGGCCACCGTGCTGGAGGTGCTGGACTGGGCCGCCAGGCTGGGCCTGCCCGGCGATGGCACCTGCCTGGTCGGGCTGGTGCCGCCGTCGCGGCCGTGGGAGGTGGCCACCATGACCGGCGCGGCCCCCGCCGAACCGGACGGGCCGAGCTGGTTCCGGGTCAACCCCGGCAATCCGTCCTGGACCGCGGCCCAGCGCCGGGACTGGCTGAGCATGTTCGCCCGGCACGCGCTGCCGGTGATCGCGCTGCACGAGGTCGCCCCCGGTCACTTCACCCACAGCCGGGCGCTGCGCGAGGCCACCACCGAGGTCCGCCGCACGCTGATCCACGACGGGTTCAGCGAGGGCTGGGCGCACTACGTGGAGGAACTCGCGCTGGAGGAGGGCTTCCGGGACGGCGATCCGCGCTTCGCCGCGGCGGTGGCCAGGGACGCGCTGCTGCGGGTGACCAGGATGGCCTGCGTCATCGGTCTGCACACCGGCACGATGACCCAGCAGGAAGCGGTGCAGCGGTTCAAGGTGGACGCCTTCCTGGCCGGTCCGGCCGCCGAGACCGCGGCGAACCGGGTCGTGCTCAATCCCACCGGCATCTGTTACACCTGGGGCAAGCTGCTCATCCGCGACCTGCGCGACCGGGCCCGCCAGGAGTGGGGCGCCGGGTTCTCGCTGCACCGCTTCCACACCGCGCTGCTCGGCCTCGGCTCGCCGCCGCTGGGGCTGCTCGGCACCGCGCTGCGGGCGGGCTGA
- a CDS encoding aminotransferase-like domain-containing protein, whose protein sequence is MDRFADPAELVRLLGDWTGRSGPRYQRLAAAISDLVAESTLPRGARLPAERGLAAALAVSRATVVAAYDRLREQGVLHSRRGSGTTVSPHTTARIRPDGRVRGGRSGPMLDLLVDRPGQTISLAQAIEPAVPELAVALRELVDTDLPALLADGGYHPRGLPALREAIATHLTGLGLPSTAAEIVVTTGAHQAIALVAGLYLDRGATVLVEAPGWPGSVDILRAGGATVVGVPIDEDGVRPDLLAAAAARHRPDLLYLMPTFHNPTGVLTSAGRRARITELAREHGFAVLEDNAYVTAGHGDPLPPPVAAFAHPSVEVLSVGSLAKPVWAGLRIGWVRGPRGIIDRLARAKVLADMGSPLLDQALAARLLPRLPEIAKARAVILRQRLRHLGGLVRTRLPEWRWREPRAGSALWIALPGVDAAVFAQVALRHGVEVVPGAAMDPDGGHEEYIRLPFTFPEPVLDELVDRLERAWTELRRHGPADGGTRPVV, encoded by the coding sequence GTGGACCGTTTCGCCGATCCGGCCGAACTCGTCCGGCTGCTGGGTGACTGGACTGGCCGGAGCGGGCCGAGGTACCAGCGGCTGGCCGCGGCGATCAGCGATCTGGTGGCCGAGAGCACGCTGCCGCGCGGTGCCCGGCTACCCGCCGAACGCGGACTGGCCGCCGCGCTGGCGGTCAGCCGGGCCACCGTGGTGGCCGCCTACGACCGGCTGCGCGAACAGGGTGTGCTGCACAGCAGGCGGGGCAGCGGCACCACGGTCAGCCCGCACACCACCGCCAGGATCCGGCCGGACGGGCGGGTGCGCGGCGGGCGGTCAGGGCCGATGCTGGACCTGCTGGTGGACCGGCCCGGCCAGACCATCTCGCTGGCCCAGGCCATCGAACCGGCCGTGCCCGAACTGGCCGTGGCCCTGCGCGAGCTGGTCGACACCGACCTGCCCGCGCTGCTCGCCGACGGCGGCTACCACCCGCGTGGCCTGCCCGCGCTGCGCGAGGCCATCGCCACCCACCTGACCGGCCTCGGCCTGCCCAGCACCGCCGCGGAGATCGTGGTGACCACCGGTGCGCACCAGGCCATCGCGCTGGTCGCCGGGCTGTACCTGGACCGGGGCGCCACCGTGCTGGTCGAAGCACCCGGCTGGCCCGGCTCGGTGGACATCCTGCGGGCAGGCGGCGCCACCGTGGTCGGCGTGCCGATCGACGAGGACGGTGTGCGCCCCGACCTGCTCGCCGCCGCGGCCGCCCGGCACCGGCCGGACCTGCTGTACCTGATGCCCACCTTCCACAACCCGACCGGCGTGCTCACCTCGGCCGGTCGCCGGGCCCGGATCACCGAACTGGCCAGGGAACACGGGTTCGCGGTGCTGGAGGACAACGCCTACGTGACCGCCGGGCACGGCGACCCACTGCCGCCGCCGGTGGCCGCCTTCGCCCACCCGTCGGTGGAGGTGCTCAGCGTGGGCTCACTGGCCAAACCGGTGTGGGCCGGACTGCGGATCGGCTGGGTGCGCGGCCCGCGCGGCATCATCGACCGGCTCGCCAGGGCCAAGGTGCTCGCCGACATGGGCAGCCCCTTGCTGGACCAGGCCCTGGCCGCCCGCCTGCTGCCCCGGCTGCCCGAGATCGCCAAGGCCCGCGCGGTGATCCTGCGGCAACGCCTGCGCCACCTGGGCGGCCTGGTGCGTACCCGGCTGCCGGAGTGGCGCTGGCGGGAACCGAGGGCCGGGTCGGCGCTGTGGATAGCGCTGCCCGGGGTGGACGCGGCGGTGTTCGCCCAGGTCGCGCTGAGACACGGGGTGGAGGTGGTGCCCGGTGCGGCGATGGACCCCGACGGCGGGCACGAGGAGTACATCCGGCTGCCGTTCACCTTCCCGGAGCCGGTGCTGGACGAGCTGGTGGACCGCCTGGAGCGGGCCTGGACCGAACTGCGCAGGCACGGCCCGGCCGACGGCGGGACCCGGCCGGTGGTCTAA
- a CDS encoding TetR/AcrR family transcriptional regulator translates to MENLTVPDARRHAIGAALLRLVARDGLDGISLRAVAAEAGTSLGMVQRQFADKDELLSSALRQTGAATAERIRRIPKRAPVLDTLRRIADELLPLDEQRIIEARVYYAFTAKAMTRADLAVLVQARDAEFQAILTASLLAAEQSGEIPPGQDHAALARLFSSALDGVSLALLTRAPDSPTADIVAGLDAVLALITRPG, encoded by the coding sequence GTGGAGAATCTGACCGTGCCCGATGCCCGCCGGCACGCCATCGGCGCCGCCCTGCTCCGGCTCGTGGCCAGGGACGGCCTGGACGGGATCAGCCTGCGCGCGGTGGCCGCCGAGGCCGGGACCTCGCTGGGCATGGTGCAGCGGCAGTTCGCGGACAAGGACGAGTTGCTGTCCTCCGCGCTCCGGCAGACCGGCGCGGCCACCGCCGAGCGGATCCGGCGGATCCCGAAGCGGGCCCCGGTGCTGGACACGCTGCGCCGGATCGCCGACGAGCTGCTGCCGCTGGACGAGCAGCGGATCATCGAGGCGCGGGTGTACTACGCGTTCACCGCGAAGGCGATGACCCGGGCGGATCTCGCGGTGCTGGTCCAGGCGCGGGACGCGGAGTTCCAGGCGATCCTGACCGCGAGTCTCCTGGCCGCCGAGCAGTCCGGCGAGATCCCGCCCGGCCAGGACCACGCCGCACTGGCCCGGTTGTTCAGCTCGGCCCTGGACGGGGTGAGCCTGGCCCTGCTCACCCGCGCACCGGACTCCCCCACCGCGGACATCGTGGCCGGGCTGGACGCGGTCCTTGCCTTGATCACCCGGCCCGGTTAG
- a CDS encoding amidohydrolase family protein, with protein MGRRTLLKAAVAGAGVAALGVPAAADPVRTAFAIRGARVFDGERVLDGLTVVCAGGRIVSLTRGPAPAAGLEEVDGRGRTLLPGLIDAHIHEHGIPRTDSPRFGVTTELDMFNLIPRLRADLGDYVAARQSDRATAAADLWTAGAMITVPGGHGSQLGLPKDFPWLRPGMSPAQHVDDRLAEGSDYIKFVVEPMVSSDPWPTISPEQGSAIIRRARERGVLSLAHVSMAADARWLLRAGVNGLIHTPQDRGLNREELWLAARSGAFVTSTLAIFHSLLNQPAYHRRYTDPRVTPYLSAAQRKFADARFPQEFPGDRPDLDAVHHNIRALAKAGVPILAGTDGANPGLPNAIGLLFELELLVQAGLTPIAALTAATSAPARHFGLRDRGRIRPGLRADLVLVDGDPTQDISALPGITAVWRNGTRIDRRP; from the coding sequence ATGGGCAGACGAACACTGCTCAAGGCCGCGGTCGCCGGGGCGGGCGTGGCCGCGCTGGGGGTACCGGCCGCCGCCGACCCGGTCCGCACCGCCTTCGCGATCCGGGGCGCCCGGGTCTTCGACGGCGAGCGCGTGCTTGACGGCCTGACCGTGGTCTGCGCCGGTGGCCGGATCGTCAGCCTCACCCGCGGCCCGGCCCCGGCCGCCGGACTGGAGGAGGTGGACGGGCGGGGCCGGACCCTGCTGCCAGGGCTGATCGACGCGCACATCCACGAGCACGGCATCCCGCGCACCGACTCACCGCGCTTCGGCGTCACCACCGAGCTGGACATGTTCAACCTCATCCCCCGGCTGCGGGCCGACCTCGGCGACTACGTGGCCGCCCGGCAGTCCGACCGCGCCACCGCGGCCGCCGACCTGTGGACCGCCGGAGCCATGATCACCGTGCCCGGCGGCCACGGTTCCCAGCTCGGCCTGCCGAAGGATTTCCCCTGGCTGCGGCCTGGGATGTCCCCGGCCCAGCACGTCGACGACCGGCTGGCCGAGGGCTCGGACTACATCAAGTTCGTGGTCGAGCCGATGGTCTCCAGCGACCCTTGGCCGACGATCAGCCCGGAGCAGGGCAGCGCGATCATCCGGCGGGCCCGCGAGCGCGGTGTGCTCAGCCTGGCGCACGTGTCCATGGCCGCGGACGCCCGCTGGCTGCTGCGCGCCGGGGTGAACGGGCTGATCCACACCCCGCAGGACCGCGGGCTGAACCGGGAGGAGCTGTGGCTGGCCGCCCGCTCCGGCGCGTTCGTCACCAGCACCCTGGCCATCTTCCACTCGCTGCTCAACCAGCCCGCCTACCACCGGCGCTACACCGATCCGCGGGTGACGCCGTACCTCTCCGCGGCCCAGCGCAAGTTCGCCGATGCCCGGTTCCCGCAGGAGTTCCCCGGCGACAGACCGGACCTGGACGCCGTGCACCACAACATCCGCGCCCTGGCCAAGGCGGGCGTGCCGATCCTGGCAGGCACCGACGGCGCCAACCCCGGTCTGCCCAACGCGATCGGCCTGCTCTTCGAGCTGGAGCTGCTGGTCCAGGCGGGGCTCACGCCGATCGCCGCGCTCACCGCGGCCACCTCGGCGCCCGCCCGGCACTTCGGGCTGCGTGACCGCGGCCGGATCAGGCCCGGCCTGCGCGCGGACCTGGTGCTCGTCGACGGCGATCCGACCCAGGACATCAGCGCGTTGCCCGGCATCACCGCGGTCTGGCGCAACGGCACCCGGATCGACCGCAGGCCCTGA
- a CDS encoding AsnC family protein yields the protein MVSPDPVDMRLLALLAESGRAAPVHEIAARAGLDPREAASRLVALSASGLPLIVGVEFDPNGLRGALAAAGAWTGFPPAAPPPAVPPPAPMYGPAGYGVPNGPGPAYGTPSGPYPAHGTPSGPYGTPSGPYPGPHGTPSGPYGTPSGPYPAQQPGNRTGAYPPPPPAYPPSGGFPAQPPVAPQFPAAGADPMSTWGPPQSAAWARGDQPTVSAAPVANSRAGVVGGALETEGQEGERLVIQLVEVVDPADFLFTAAGYRLQEGERSVVVHTELHNRGPVPFASLPDLYLVLVTDDGQHISKAPVALSSRPPHRIGVAPGETAGGHTVYVLPEALRLTHIRWSPHPGDEAHSLTWAIED from the coding sequence GTGGTGTCGCCCGATCCCGTTGACATGCGCCTGCTCGCCCTGCTGGCCGAGTCCGGGCGTGCGGCTCCCGTGCACGAGATCGCGGCCAGGGCCGGTCTGGACCCCCGGGAGGCCGCCTCCCGGCTGGTGGCGTTGTCGGCCAGCGGGTTGCCGCTGATCGTCGGCGTGGAGTTCGATCCGAACGGCCTGCGTGGCGCACTCGCCGCGGCCGGGGCGTGGACCGGTTTCCCGCCAGCCGCACCACCGCCCGCCGTGCCACCACCCGCACCGATGTACGGCCCGGCCGGGTACGGCGTGCCGAACGGACCCGGTCCGGCCTACGGCACCCCCAGTGGTCCCTACCCGGCGCACGGCACCCCCAGCGGCCCCTATGGCACGCCGAGCGGCCCGTATCCCGGTCCACACGGGACACCCAGCGGTCCGTACGGCACCCCGAGCGGCCCGTATCCGGCGCAGCAGCCGGGCAATCGCACCGGCGCCTACCCGCCGCCGCCCCCGGCCTACCCGCCCAGCGGCGGTTTCCCGGCCCAGCCACCCGTCGCCCCGCAGTTCCCGGCCGCTGGCGCGGATCCGATGAGCACCTGGGGCCCGCCGCAGTCGGCGGCCTGGGCCCGTGGCGACCAGCCGACGGTGAGCGCCGCCCCGGTGGCGAACAGCCGGGCCGGTGTGGTCGGCGGCGCGCTGGAAACCGAGGGCCAGGAAGGCGAACGCCTGGTCATCCAGCTGGTCGAGGTGGTCGATCCGGCGGACTTCCTGTTCACCGCGGCCGGGTACCGGCTGCAGGAGGGCGAACGTTCGGTGGTGGTGCACACCGAGCTGCACAACCGCGGCCCGGTGCCCTTCGCCTCGCTGCCGGACCTGTACCTGGTGCTGGTCACCGACGACGGGCAGCACATCTCCAAGGCCCCGGTGGCGCTGTCCTCCCGGCCGCCGCACCGGATCGGCGTGGCGCCGGGCGAGACCGCGGGCGGGCACACGGTGTACGTGCTGCCGGAGGCGTTGCGGCTGACCCACATCCGGTGGAGCCCGCACCCTGGCGACGAGGCGCACAGCCTGACCTGGGCGATCGAGGACTGA